From Nitratidesulfovibrio vulgaris str. Hildenborough, a single genomic window includes:
- a CDS encoding chemotaxis protein CheB, with product MAAPRLDIPPTAPSGTLPEENAVPRQVDSHRAAKGRAGHHPTTHDAVHLPLVVGIGASAGGLEALEGLFRHMPTTTGAAFVVIQHLSPDFPSFMDELLARQTVMTIVVVQDGMCPAPDHIYLLPPGKEMEITLDGFILRDKSSYDNRPSMPINTFFASLAAWYGENAAGVVLSGTGTDGASGLEAISAAGGLVLVQLPESAAFDGMPKAAAAACRAAVLATPDEMPDILAAFISGSPLPFEHPGLPADPASGGPAPDALQTIFTLLQRHGGLDFRDYKPATIARRIMRRIRLEQHADIEGYARHLRDDPQAVQTLFRDLLIGVTTFFRDETAFDTLAATVIPELFRKQGDRGEIRLWVAGCASGEEAYSLGMLLLEAAPQFDFTGRISIFATDVHRHSLDRASAGVYTKDSLQALSPRRLQRFFIPEGDETYRVAPELRSLVLFTQHNILADPPFTRVDLVSCRNLLIYFGVDAQERAIARLHMALRPGGVLFMGASETTGRLHPIFEPLDPRLRIFTKRPDTLGMTATHLVHPAVIDAHRLATSSPQPSERQLLRDYDALLQRFAPDGMLVDDRFAVLHFFGNGASYLTQHTGRTDRPITDMVEGDLRLALSSALQRASTTGETARFKSIRVPGNGGDRLVDVEVMPIGNKPSDGKHYHVALQSSHPVLIRPLVEPAATGHGTGLLASRVAELEAELAETRSSLRDSIEQVHVTNEELQATNEELLSANEELQATNEELHSINEELYTVNAEFERKNDQLRILGEDYAQLFDTIPIAIASLDESLRVRRFNAGMSAIFHLQPHDVGRPLQQIASCLAEPDNLFKSLALGLSEGGTHDSEARLTDGRWCQQRIHAVRDETGATEHMLLTFMDITHVKHAEAMRQEARSLDEVSRNVPGVVFKLCAPHDGNIRVEYVGGGTVELCGLSQEEIKADPHALVALFGPDVVPHILAGISATDGEGTPVDVEIPLHCTGGTKWVHVQATSTPARGGGTEWYGVAVDATERRYDATRMHNAADRYLRILDHAPMLIWRSDTTGACDWFNTTWLDFTGRTMEQEYGYGWAGGVHPDDYDRCVSIYQKAFALQQAFEMNYRLKRHDGQFRWLVDCGKPLPDLDGTFSGFIGYCYDITDAVNALESMCEASKRAEEANRTKSEFLANVSHELRTPLNGALGMLQLLELSSLSPEQRQYVTTAIRSGQNLVRLLSDILDLSRIEAGKLVIEAIPCDIRELVDEVFSTFSLDATGKGITLETTIAPGTPTYVRTDPLRLRQTLFNLVGNAVKFTEKGGVRVEFSTASMRGDAIVLFCTVRDTGPGIPEDRIESIFQPFTQLDGSYTRRHSGLGLGLGIVCRLMELFGGSIEVESAPDMGTAMHFAIPVGKTRRPQGRKVKETEDEGDRHALYLLVAEDDAINRLTLTRMLEQLGHRAHAVEDGSQALQALAEQHFDAVFLDIQMPVLDGMATLQAIRTGQVAGLPPTIPVVAVTAHAMQGDRERFMAKGADAYVQKPYDFTALEKALATLGRRVRPEGRTREDYSL from the coding sequence CGCGACAAGTCTTCATATGACAACCGCCCCTCCATGCCCATCAACACCTTCTTCGCCTCCCTCGCCGCATGGTATGGAGAGAACGCCGCAGGGGTCGTCCTTTCCGGCACCGGCACCGACGGGGCGTCGGGGCTGGAGGCCATCTCCGCCGCCGGAGGTCTGGTTCTCGTCCAACTCCCCGAAAGCGCGGCTTTCGATGGCATGCCCAAAGCAGCAGCCGCGGCCTGCCGGGCTGCCGTGCTTGCCACTCCAGACGAAATGCCGGACATACTCGCCGCCTTCATATCGGGCTCGCCACTTCCGTTCGAACATCCCGGCCTGCCTGCCGACCCCGCCTCCGGAGGCCCTGCCCCCGACGCGCTGCAGACCATCTTCACGCTGCTGCAACGCCATGGCGGGCTCGACTTTCGCGACTACAAACCGGCCACCATCGCACGGCGCATCATGCGCCGCATCCGGCTTGAACAACATGCCGACATCGAAGGTTATGCCCGGCACCTTCGTGACGACCCGCAAGCGGTGCAGACCCTGTTCCGCGACCTGCTCATCGGGGTGACGACCTTCTTCCGGGATGAAACCGCCTTCGACACACTCGCCGCCACAGTCATACCGGAACTTTTCAGGAAACAGGGCGACCGGGGTGAAATCCGGCTGTGGGTCGCCGGATGCGCCAGCGGCGAAGAGGCCTATTCCCTCGGGATGCTGTTGCTGGAAGCCGCCCCGCAGTTCGATTTCACGGGGCGCATCTCCATCTTCGCGACCGACGTCCACAGGCACTCCCTCGACCGCGCCTCGGCAGGGGTCTACACGAAAGACAGCCTGCAGGCCCTCTCACCCCGACGGCTGCAACGATTCTTCATTCCCGAAGGTGATGAGACCTACAGGGTCGCCCCGGAGTTGCGGTCTCTGGTGCTGTTCACGCAGCACAACATCCTCGCCGACCCGCCCTTCACCCGTGTCGACCTCGTCAGTTGCAGAAACCTCCTCATCTATTTCGGGGTGGATGCACAGGAGAGGGCCATCGCCCGGTTGCATATGGCCCTGCGCCCCGGCGGTGTCCTGTTCATGGGAGCGAGCGAGACCACAGGACGCTTGCATCCCATCTTCGAACCTCTCGACCCGCGGTTACGCATCTTCACGAAACGTCCCGACACCCTCGGCATGACGGCAACCCATCTGGTGCACCCGGCTGTCATCGACGCGCACCGTCTGGCCACATCCTCGCCACAACCCTCTGAACGACAACTGCTGCGCGACTACGACGCGCTTCTGCAACGTTTCGCCCCGGACGGCATGCTTGTGGACGACCGTTTCGCCGTGCTGCATTTCTTCGGCAACGGGGCCTCATATCTCACGCAGCATACCGGGCGCACCGACCGCCCCATCACCGACATGGTCGAGGGCGACTTGCGCCTTGCCCTCTCCTCCGCGCTGCAACGGGCTTCTACGACCGGGGAGACCGCCCGCTTCAAGAGCATCCGCGTACCGGGCAATGGCGGGGACCGCCTCGTGGATGTCGAGGTCATGCCCATCGGTAACAAGCCATCCGACGGGAAGCACTACCACGTGGCGCTCCAGTCATCGCACCCTGTGCTCATCCGGCCTCTTGTCGAACCCGCAGCGACGGGGCACGGCACAGGACTGCTGGCGTCACGGGTCGCCGAACTCGAAGCGGAACTTGCCGAGACACGTTCGAGCCTGCGTGACAGTATCGAACAGGTGCACGTCACCAACGAGGAATTGCAGGCCACCAACGAGGAACTGCTCTCGGCCAATGAAGAACTGCAGGCGACGAACGAAGAGCTTCATTCCATCAATGAGGAACTCTACACCGTCAACGCCGAATTCGAGCGCAAGAACGACCAGCTACGCATTCTTGGAGAAGACTACGCTCAACTCTTCGACACGATTCCCATCGCCATCGCCTCGCTGGACGAATCGCTACGGGTGCGGCGTTTCAATGCGGGCATGTCTGCAATCTTCCACCTGCAACCCCACGATGTGGGAAGGCCGCTGCAACAGATCGCCTCGTGCCTTGCGGAACCTGACAATCTCTTCAAATCGCTGGCTCTTGGCCTCAGTGAAGGGGGAACACACGACAGCGAGGCACGCCTCACGGATGGCAGGTGGTGCCAGCAACGCATCCATGCCGTCCGTGATGAGACAGGGGCGACAGAGCATATGCTGCTCACCTTCATGGACATCACCCACGTCAAACATGCCGAAGCCATGCGGCAGGAGGCACGTTCTCTTGACGAGGTCTCGCGTAACGTTCCCGGCGTGGTGTTCAAGTTGTGCGCCCCGCATGATGGTAACATCAGGGTCGAGTACGTCGGCGGCGGAACGGTCGAGTTGTGCGGGCTGTCGCAGGAAGAGATCAAAGCCGACCCGCACGCGCTGGTCGCCTTGTTCGGCCCGGATGTCGTGCCACATATCCTTGCGGGCATCTCTGCGACAGACGGGGAAGGGACGCCTGTGGATGTCGAAATCCCCCTGCATTGCACAGGCGGTACAAAATGGGTTCATGTACAGGCCACCTCCACTCCGGCACGGGGGGGCGGCACGGAATGGTACGGCGTTGCCGTGGACGCCACGGAACGACGATACGACGCGACGCGCATGCATAATGCCGCCGACAGGTATCTGCGCATCCTCGACCACGCCCCCATGCTCATCTGGCGTAGCGACACCACTGGTGCATGCGACTGGTTCAACACCACATGGCTCGACTTCACGGGCCGGACCATGGAACAGGAGTATGGCTACGGCTGGGCCGGGGGAGTGCACCCCGACGATTACGACCGTTGCGTCAGCATCTATCAGAAAGCCTTCGCACTCCAGCAGGCATTCGAGATGAACTACCGCCTGAAGCGGCACGACGGTCAATTCCGCTGGCTCGTCGACTGCGGCAAGCCCCTTCCCGACCTCGACGGCACCTTCTCCGGTTTCATCGGCTACTGCTATGACATCACCGATGCGGTCAACGCGCTGGAATCCATGTGCGAGGCGAGCAAACGCGCCGAAGAGGCAAATCGTACCAAAAGCGAGTTCCTTGCCAACGTCAGCCACGAATTGCGCACTCCGCTCAACGGAGCGCTGGGCATGTTACAACTGCTCGAACTGTCGTCCCTCTCTCCCGAACAGAGGCAGTATGTGACCACCGCCATCCGTTCCGGGCAGAACCTCGTGCGACTGCTCAGCGACATCCTCGACCTTTCCCGCATCGAGGCGGGCAAGCTTGTCATCGAAGCCATCCCCTGCGACATAAGGGAACTGGTGGACGAGGTGTTCTCCACCTTCAGCCTCGACGCCACAGGCAAGGGCATCACGCTGGAGACGACCATTGCCCCCGGTACCCCCACCTACGTTCGGACAGACCCTCTGCGCTTGCGGCAGACGCTGTTCAACCTTGTCGGCAACGCGGTCAAGTTCACGGAGAAGGGTGGCGTACGTGTGGAGTTTTCCACAGCCTCCATGCGCGGCGACGCCATCGTCCTGTTCTGTACCGTACGCGACACCGGTCCCGGCATCCCCGAAGACAGAATCGAGAGCATCTTCCAGCCCTTCACCCAACTGGACGGCTCTTACACACGCCGTCACAGCGGACTGGGACTCGGCCTTGGCATCGTATGCAGACTCATGGAACTCTTCGGGGGCAGCATCGAAGTGGAGAGCGCGCCGGACATGGGTACGGCCATGCATTTCGCCATCCCGGTCGGAAAGACCCGGCGCCCGCAGGGCAGGAAGGTCAAGGAGACGGAGGATGAAGGCGACAGGCATGCCCTGTACCTGCTCGTGGCGGAAGACGATGCCATCAATCGCCTCACCCTGACACGGATGCTGGAACAGCTGGGTCACCGCGCCCATGCCGTGGAAGACGGCAGTCAGGCGTTGCAGGCACTCGCGGAACAGCACTTCGATGCCGTGTTCCTCGACATCCAGATGCCCGTCCTCGATGGCATGGCAACCTTGCAGGCCATCCGTACGGGACAGGTCGCGGGACTGCCCCCCACCATTCCGGTCGTGGCCGTGACCGCACACGCCATGCAGGGCGACCGAGAACGGTTCATGGCGAAAGGGGCCGACGCCTATGTGCAGAAGCCCTACGACTTCACAGCACTGGAGAAGGCCCTTGCGACCCTGGGGCGGCGGGTGCGGCCCGAAGGCCGCACCCGTGAAGACTATTCGTTGTAA